In Pyrus communis chromosome 8, drPyrComm1.1, whole genome shotgun sequence, one genomic interval encodes:
- the LOC137743809 gene encoding protein FAF-like, chloroplastic, which translates to MGSLSKSLTRSPSSLFMMKKTMEQEVVTEKQGIVTVLGPSDSERTKAASLRRTLSADMSSKRWLAQNGFSPMKKIASSEELGVSADMRDNSSSSSEDEDHYQDQRKAKFHTWSSIDEQAQRQKNKAEAAKQQPGQADIWSSIVCQKANEEEASKVATAAPYVHPLVKKQSSALTKKSLQVCTESLGSETGSEGFSSYPTSETSDIEVVDKDQQEDQAVVQQQEEKEKEKPQRSKAFDENEFRAVKYNSAASKKLPSARSSPPPLSSLSGCDGVSVHMRTHRDNGRLVLEAVSIPSPNNFRAERHDGRLVLTFLNATPSSCEAPKCEEVADEEEKFREEEFEENVNFEEGEEEKDSEKSDGDDVDEDEDEEEESEEVEKERKENGIKRKEIVMEEAPRILTSRVANAHRLALMMNKPIGLANKTHGWINKFNQVVKYGGDEEEVEVVEPTPIAKSLPPRPGRLARLIPKPLATTKTAAAAASFNAYEYYWRTKPTTAALNPLPPPTSQSLKNNGFMSKNQLANERQQLLVLRGNKGDHLLPFSRGCKEPRRSLLFWEPYCIATS; encoded by the coding sequence ATGGGTTCTCTCAGCAAGAGCCTAACTCGCTCGCCATCTTCTCTTTTCATGATGAAGAAGACTATGGAGCAAGAGGTGGTCACTGAGAAGCAAGGGATCGTCACCGTTCTCGGTCCGTCAGACTCTGAAAGAACCAAAGCGGCTTCCTTGCGGCGAACACTGTCCGCAGACATGTCGTCCAAGAGATGGCTGGCTCAAAATGGTTTCTCTCCCATGAAGAAGATTGCGTCATCCGAAGAACTCGGCGTTTCCGCAGACATGCGGGATAATTCATCTTCATCGTCCGAAGACGAAGATCATTACCAAGATCAAAGGAAGGCCAAATTCCATACTTGGAGCTCAATTGACGAGCAAGCTCAAAGGCAGAAAAACAAAGCCGAGGCTGCAAAGCAGCAGCCAGGACAAGCCGATATTTGGAGCTCGATTGTATGTCAAAAGGCCAACGAAGAAGAGGCGAGCAAAGTGGCTACTGCAGCGCCTTATGTTCATCCTCTTGTGAAGAAACAATCGAGCGCTTTGACTAAGAAGAGTCTTCAAGTTTGCACTGAAAGTCTTGGATCCGAGACTGGCTCTGAAGGGTTTTCTTCATACCCTACTTCCGAGACCAGTGACATAGAAGTAGTGGATAAAGATCAGCAAGAAGACCAAGCCGTGGTTCagcaacaagaagaaaaagaaaaagagaaacctCAGCGGTCAAAAGCATTTGATGAGAACGAATTCCGAGCTGTCAAATACAACTCTGCTGCTAGTAAGAAATTGCCTTCAGCTCGATCTTCCCCTCCACCTCTTTCGTCTTTATCAGGATGTGATGGGGTATCTGTTCACATGAGGACTCATCGCGACAACGGGCGACTAGTCCTTGAAGCGGTGTCTATACCTTCTCCAAATAACTTCCGTGCCGAACGCCATGATGGTCGCCTTGTCCTCACATTTCTCAATGCTACTCCTAGCTCTTGCGAGGCGCCTAAGTGTGAAGAGGTTGCTGATGAAGAAGAGAAATTTAGAGAGGAAGAATTCGAGGAGAATGTGAACTTtgaggaaggagaagaggaaaaagaCAGCGAAAaaagtgatggtgatgatgttgatgaggatgaggatgaggaggaagaaagTGAAGAGgttgagaaagaaagaaaagaaaatggaatcaaaagaaaagaaattgtgATGGAGGAAGCACCAAGAATACTGACAAGTAGAGTGGCAAATGCTCACAGGTTAGCATTAATGATGAATAAGCCGATTGGGTTAGCCAATAAGACTCATGGGTGGATTAACAAGTTCAATCAAGTAGTGAAATATGGAGGGGATGAAGAGGAGGTTGAAGTAGTGGAGCCAACCCCAATTGCAAAATCACTCCCTCCACGGCCTGGCCGCCTGGCTCGGTTGATACCTAAGCCACTGGCCACCACAAAAACAGCGGCCGCAGCAGCCTCTTTCAACGCTTACGAGTACTATTGGCGCACCAAGCCTACAACTGCCGCTCTCAACCCTCTTCCGCCGCCAACGTCGCAGTCCCTAAAAAACAATGGCTTCATGTCCAAGAATCAGTTGGCAAATGAGCGGCAACAACTGCTTGTCTTGAGAGGGAACAAAGGGGATCATTTGCTCCCTTTTTCAAGGGGTTGCAAAGAGCCCAGAAGATCTCTTCTATTTTGGGAGCCTTATTGCATTGCCACCTCTTGA